A genomic stretch from Caulobacter sp. FWC2 includes:
- a CDS encoding glycoside hydrolase N-terminal domain-containing protein, which produces MAASVAATKSQAATAKASPLRLWYRQPAKAWVEALPVGSGKLGAMVFGGVASERLQLNEDTLWAGGPYDPANPEALAALPEIRRLIDAGDYVQATKLADAKFLGKPRRQMAYQTIGDLKLDFPGLGEASGDYVRDLDIDGAIAATTFTAGGVRYRREVIGSHPDGVIAVRLSASRKGAISVDLSFASPLKSKPVARVEGSALVLVGANESREGIPAALTFECRVEVRAKGGALTGQGGVLTVRNADEVVLLIAAATSYRRYDDVSGDPQALNNATLAGLVGKSWAKILADHQADHRALFRRVGVDFGRTRADLLPTDERIRQSPTTDDPSLAALYYQYGRYLLIACSRPGGQPANLQGIWNEKTSPPWESKYTININTEMNYWPAEPTNLAPCVEPLIALVEDLATTGARTAQVMYGARGWVAHHNTDLWRATAPIDGALWGVWPTGGAWICKHVFDHYDYSRDKAYLARVYPLMKGSARFFLDTLVVDPKFGVLVTSPSVSPENDHGHGSSLVAGPTMDQAIIRDLFDNCLKAEGILGADPAFVTELTAARDKLAPYRIGKDGQLQEWQEDWDADAKEPQHRHVSHLYGLFPSDQIGIDTTPKLAAAARTSLLKRGDITTGWAIAWRLNLWARLGDGDHAHSVLKLLLGPERTYPNMFDAHPPFQIDGNFGGTSGMTEMVLQSRNDRIYLLAALPSAWPTGHMTGLRARGAVGVDVRWAGGKLSEAVLTATAHGRHTVVHRASTLEIEMKQGQSVRLAVRNGALVRA; this is translated from the coding sequence GTGGCCGCTTCCGTCGCCGCGACCAAGTCTCAAGCTGCTACGGCCAAGGCCTCGCCGCTGCGCCTGTGGTACCGCCAGCCGGCCAAGGCGTGGGTCGAAGCCCTGCCGGTGGGTTCGGGCAAGCTGGGCGCGATGGTGTTTGGGGGCGTCGCCTCCGAGCGGCTGCAGCTCAACGAGGATACGCTGTGGGCGGGCGGCCCCTACGATCCCGCCAATCCTGAGGCCTTGGCCGCGCTGCCGGAGATCCGCCGCCTGATCGACGCCGGTGACTATGTCCAAGCCACGAAGCTGGCCGACGCCAAGTTCCTGGGCAAGCCCAGGCGGCAGATGGCCTACCAGACGATCGGCGATCTGAAGCTCGATTTTCCCGGGCTGGGCGAAGCGAGCGGCGACTATGTGCGCGACCTCGACATCGATGGGGCGATCGCCGCCACGACCTTCACGGCCGGCGGTGTGCGCTATCGCCGCGAGGTGATCGGCAGTCATCCGGACGGGGTCATCGCCGTGCGCCTGAGCGCCAGCCGCAAGGGCGCGATCAGCGTCGATCTTTCCTTCGCCAGCCCGCTGAAGTCTAAGCCCGTCGCGAGGGTCGAGGGTAGCGCCCTGGTCCTGGTCGGCGCCAATGAGAGCCGGGAGGGAATCCCCGCCGCCCTGACCTTCGAGTGCCGCGTCGAGGTCCGCGCCAAGGGCGGCGCGTTGACGGGGCAGGGCGGCGTGCTGACGGTCAGGAACGCCGACGAGGTCGTGCTGCTGATCGCGGCGGCCACCAGCTATCGCAGGTACGACGACGTCTCCGGCGATCCCCAGGCGCTGAACAACGCGACGCTGGCCGGGCTGGTCGGCAAGTCCTGGGCGAAGATCCTGGCCGATCACCAGGCCGATCACCGGGCGTTGTTCCGTCGGGTCGGCGTCGACTTTGGCCGCACGCGCGCCGACCTGCTGCCGACGGACGAGCGCATCCGGCAGTCGCCGACCACGGACGATCCGTCGCTGGCGGCGCTGTACTACCAGTACGGCCGCTACCTGCTGATCGCCTGCTCACGCCCCGGCGGCCAGCCGGCCAACCTCCAGGGGATCTGGAACGAGAAGACCTCGCCCCCGTGGGAGAGCAAGTACACGATCAACATCAATACCGAGATGAACTACTGGCCGGCCGAACCGACCAACCTCGCGCCCTGTGTCGAGCCGTTGATCGCGCTGGTCGAGGACCTGGCCACGACCGGCGCGCGCACCGCCCAGGTCATGTATGGCGCGCGCGGCTGGGTCGCCCACCACAACACCGACCTGTGGCGCGCCACCGCGCCGATCGACGGCGCGCTCTGGGGCGTCTGGCCCACGGGCGGCGCCTGGATCTGCAAGCACGTCTTCGACCACTACGACTACAGCCGCGACAAGGCCTATCTGGCCCGCGTGTATCCGCTGATGAAGGGCTCGGCGCGGTTCTTCCTCGACACCCTGGTCGTCGATCCGAAGTTCGGGGTGCTGGTCACCAGTCCGTCGGTATCGCCAGAGAACGATCATGGTCATGGCTCGTCGTTGGTCGCCGGTCCGACCATGGACCAGGCGATCATCCGGGACCTGTTCGACAACTGCCTGAAGGCCGAGGGCATCCTCGGCGCCGATCCGGCGTTCGTCACCGAGCTGACGGCGGCGCGCGACAAGCTGGCGCCGTACAGGATCGGCAAGGACGGCCAACTGCAGGAATGGCAGGAGGACTGGGACGCCGACGCCAAGGAACCCCAGCACCGGCACGTCTCGCACCTCTATGGCCTGTTCCCGTCGGACCAGATCGGGATCGACACCACGCCGAAGCTGGCGGCGGCGGCCAGGACTTCGCTGCTGAAGCGGGGCGACATCACCACCGGCTGGGCCATCGCCTGGCGGCTGAACCTCTGGGCGCGGCTGGGCGACGGCGATCATGCGCACAGCGTGCTGAAGCTGCTGCTGGGCCCCGAGCGGACCTATCCCAACATGTTCGACGCCCACCCGCCGTTCCAGATCGACGGCAATTTCGGAGGGACCTCGGGCATGACCGAGATGGTCCTGCAGAGCCGCAACGACCGCATCTACCTGCTGGCGGCCCTGCCGTCGGCCTGGCCGACCGGCCATATGACCGGCCTGAGGGCGAGGGGCGCGGTCGGTGTCGATGTGCGTTGGGCGGGCGGCAAGCTTTCAGAGGCGGTGCTGACCGCCACGGCCCACGGCCGCCACACTGTAGTTCATAGGGCGTCGACCCTGGAGATCGAGATGAAGCAAGGTCAAAGCGTCCGCCTCGCGGTCCGCAACGGCGCCCTGGTGCGCGCATGA
- a CDS encoding alpha-N-arabinofuranosidase: protein MLKIARPMAASVLAMMIASPALAQAKADAPIAVRIEAGAPGAKIDRNIFGQFAEHLGSGIYGGVWVGKDSPIPNVRGIRTDVVKALRDIKVPNVRWPGGCFADEYHWRHGIGPVEGRRKTINSNWGGAVEPNTFGTDEFMDFVGQIGSDAYISVNVGSGTVQEAAEWVEYMTADPETTAGKERAANGHREPYKIKYLGLGNESWSCGGAMRPEYYADEMKRYARFVRNYNPKQTGADAMQRIAVGPDQGKPAYTETVMAAQKGHDWAWNIEGLSLHSYTTGGWPPSYSSTKFDETAYAKLLKETLGMDGLITQHAAIMDKYDPDKKVPLAVDEWGVWLAPLEGTNPGFLVQQNSMRDALVAALNLNIFARHADRVRITNIAQMINVLQAMILTDKDKMVLTPTYHVYKMYLPFQDATFAPVSFDAGTYTQGDITLPRIDAIAARDTQGKLWLAVSNLDPVKSASIRADIAGVKAASATGQVMTAPRVDSINTFDAPNAVAPKPYTAKAGAGGLVLQAPPKSIMVIRLD, encoded by the coding sequence ATGCTCAAAATCGCTCGGCCCATGGCCGCGTCCGTCCTGGCCATGATGATCGCCTCGCCCGCCCTGGCGCAGGCCAAGGCCGATGCGCCGATCGCGGTCCGCATCGAGGCCGGGGCGCCCGGCGCCAAGATCGATCGCAACATCTTCGGCCAGTTCGCCGAACATCTCGGCTCGGGCATCTATGGCGGCGTCTGGGTCGGCAAGGACTCGCCCATCCCCAATGTCCGCGGCATCCGCACCGATGTCGTCAAGGCGCTGCGCGACATCAAGGTGCCCAATGTGCGCTGGCCGGGCGGCTGTTTCGCCGACGAATATCACTGGCGCCACGGCATCGGCCCGGTCGAGGGTCGCCGCAAGACGATCAACTCCAACTGGGGCGGCGCGGTCGAACCCAACACCTTCGGCACCGACGAGTTCATGGACTTCGTCGGCCAGATCGGCAGCGACGCCTACATCTCGGTCAATGTCGGCTCGGGCACGGTCCAGGAAGCGGCCGAGTGGGTCGAGTACATGACCGCCGATCCAGAGACCACGGCGGGCAAGGAACGCGCCGCCAACGGCCACCGCGAGCCCTACAAGATCAAGTATCTGGGCCTGGGCAACGAGAGCTGGAGCTGCGGCGGCGCCATGCGGCCGGAGTACTATGCCGACGAGATGAAGCGCTACGCCCGATTCGTGCGCAACTACAACCCCAAGCAGACCGGCGCAGACGCCATGCAGCGCATCGCCGTCGGTCCCGACCAGGGCAAGCCGGCCTACACCGAGACGGTCATGGCCGCGCAGAAGGGCCACGACTGGGCCTGGAACATCGAAGGGCTGTCGCTGCACTCGTACACGACCGGCGGCTGGCCGCCGTCCTATTCCAGCACCAAGTTCGACGAGACCGCCTATGCCAAGCTGCTGAAGGAAACGCTGGGCATGGACGGGCTGATCACCCAGCACGCCGCGATCATGGACAAGTACGATCCGGACAAGAAGGTGCCACTGGCCGTCGACGAATGGGGCGTGTGGCTGGCGCCGCTGGAAGGCACCAATCCGGGCTTCCTGGTCCAGCAGAACTCGATGCGCGACGCGCTGGTGGCGGCGCTGAACCTGAACATCTTCGCACGTCACGCCGACCGCGTGCGGATCACCAACATCGCCCAGATGATCAACGTCCTTCAGGCGATGATCCTGACCGACAAGGACAAGATGGTCCTGACGCCCACCTATCACGTCTACAAGATGTACCTGCCCTTCCAGGACGCCACCTTCGCGCCCGTCAGCTTCGACGCCGGGACCTATACGCAGGGCGACATCACGCTGCCGCGGATCGACGCCATCGCGGCGCGCGACACGCAAGGCAAGCTGTGGCTGGCGGTCTCCAACCTCGACCCCGTCAAGTCGGCCAGCATCCGGGCCGACATCGCCGGCGTCAAAGCCGCCTCCGCCACCGGCCAGGTCATGACCGCGCCGCGCGTCGACAGCATCAACACGTTCGACGCCCCCAACGCGGTCGCGCCCAAGCCGTACACGGCCAAGGCCGGCGCGGGCGGCCTGGTGCTGCAGGCGCCGCCGAAGTCGATCATGGTCATCCGCCTGGACTGA
- a CDS encoding FadR/GntR family transcriptional regulator, with translation MPTDEPDDKSIPRSARGSGRRLRGAVAHYLGSAIVSGQIAPGEKLTGEIANAEALDVSRSAYREAVQVLTAKGLVESRPKAGTRVLPRSRWNILDPQVLAWAFSAEPDVSFVRDLFELRAIVEPAAARLAAERRDKDDLKAMKDALTKMRRHTLATEAGRAADRAFHDALLGSTHNSAMMALSASISAAVSWTTEFKQRSRALPRDPVPDHAKVFDAIAAGDPEAASAAMRALVDLALDDTRSAM, from the coding sequence ATGCCCACCGACGAACCGGACGACAAGTCGATCCCCCGATCGGCGAGAGGGTCTGGTCGACGGCTGCGGGGCGCGGTGGCGCACTATCTGGGCAGCGCCATCGTCTCGGGCCAGATCGCGCCCGGCGAAAAGCTGACCGGCGAGATCGCCAACGCCGAGGCCCTGGACGTCTCGCGCAGCGCCTACCGGGAAGCCGTCCAGGTTCTGACCGCCAAGGGTCTGGTCGAAAGCCGCCCCAAGGCGGGCACCCGGGTGCTGCCGCGCAGCCGCTGGAACATCCTGGATCCGCAGGTGCTGGCCTGGGCATTTTCGGCTGAACCCGACGTCAGCTTCGTGCGCGACCTGTTCGAGCTTCGGGCGATTGTCGAGCCCGCCGCAGCGCGCCTCGCCGCCGAGCGACGCGACAAGGACGACCTCAAGGCCATGAAGGACGCCCTGACCAAGATGCGACGCCACACCCTGGCGACCGAGGCCGGCCGGGCTGCCGACCGCGCCTTCCACGACGCCCTTCTGGGCTCGACGCACAATAGCGCGATGATGGCGCTCAGCGCCAGCATCAGCGCCGCGGTCAGCTGGACCACCGAGTTCAAGCAGCGCTCGCGCGCCCTGCCCCGCGACCCGGTGCCCGACCACGCCAAGGTCTTCGACGCCATCGCGGCGGGCGATCCCGAAGCGGCCAGCGCGGCCATGCGGGCCCTCGTCGACCTGGCGCTGGATGACACCCGATCGGCGATGTAG
- a CDS encoding glycoside hydrolase 43 family protein, with product MPKPSTLIVSALALGLACAAASVQAQVWRADSGQGTYHNPPLNADYPDPDIIRVGQDFYFASTTFMNTPGLTLLHSRDLVNWDIAGHVMPRLTGNPKYDLADGGDYRHGVYAPSLRYHKGRFYIAVTPVGRHTRLYSATDIRGPWTARELDREAFDPALFFDDDGKAYIATASSADGTTTLLTLSADLTKVTDARKIHYIRGAEGSKLIKRNGWYYIFNSIPRRLALTVSRARSLTGPWETRDQIDDTTGGHQGALVDLPGGGWYGFVMRDSGAVGRVTNVSPMFWRDDWPVWGTPDAPGRVPDVAVKPIAGGPFVEPPSSDDFSGRVLGRQWQWNHNPDDRRWSLRERPGYLRLKATTSDQFWTARNTLLQKGQAPRGRGVVKLDVRGLTGGDACGFGTFGKFSSQLVVTRTADGRGALSARLVESTQEGPKTTPLGEALAIPLVDLWLSVEMDFTTDKAALAYSLDGKAWTAMPGDFPLAFDWRTGTFQGQQYGLFCYNPKGGEGRLDVDSFTLSKP from the coding sequence ATGCCAAAGCCATCCACGCTGATCGTGTCGGCCTTAGCTCTGGGCCTGGCCTGCGCCGCCGCGAGCGTGCAGGCCCAGGTCTGGCGCGCCGATAGCGGGCAAGGGACCTATCACAATCCGCCGCTCAATGCGGACTATCCCGATCCCGACATCATTCGGGTCGGCCAGGACTTCTATTTCGCCTCGACCACCTTCATGAACACGCCGGGGCTCACCCTCCTGCACTCCAGGGACCTGGTGAACTGGGACATCGCCGGCCACGTCATGCCGAGGCTGACGGGTAATCCCAAATACGACCTGGCCGATGGCGGGGACTATCGCCATGGCGTCTACGCGCCGAGCCTGCGCTATCACAAGGGCCGCTTCTACATCGCCGTCACCCCCGTCGGGCGCCACACCAGGCTTTATTCCGCCACCGATATCAGGGGGCCGTGGACCGCGCGCGAACTGGATCGAGAAGCCTTCGATCCGGCCCTGTTCTTCGACGATGACGGCAAGGCCTATATCGCCACCGCCAGCAGCGCCGATGGGACGACGACCTTGCTGACGCTCAGCGCGGACCTCACGAAGGTCACCGACGCGCGCAAGATCCACTATATCCGAGGCGCCGAAGGCTCGAAGCTGATCAAGCGGAACGGCTGGTACTACATCTTCAACTCGATCCCCCGACGCTTGGCCTTGACGGTCTCGCGCGCCCGGTCCCTGACCGGGCCGTGGGAGACGCGCGACCAGATCGACGACACCACCGGCGGCCACCAGGGCGCCCTGGTCGATCTGCCGGGCGGCGGCTGGTACGGCTTCGTCATGCGCGACTCCGGAGCGGTAGGCCGAGTCACGAACGTCAGTCCGATGTTCTGGCGGGACGATTGGCCGGTATGGGGAACGCCGGACGCACCGGGTCGCGTGCCCGACGTCGCCGTCAAGCCGATCGCCGGCGGCCCCTTCGTCGAGCCGCCCAGCTCCGACGACTTCAGCGGCCGGGTGCTGGGCCGGCAGTGGCAGTGGAACCACAATCCCGACGACCGGCGTTGGTCGCTCCGCGAGCGCCCCGGCTATCTGCGCCTGAAGGCCACGACCAGCGACCAGTTCTGGACCGCGCGCAACACCCTCTTGCAAAAGGGCCAGGCGCCGCGCGGGCGGGGCGTGGTCAAGCTGGACGTGCGGGGACTAACGGGCGGCGACGCCTGCGGCTTCGGCACGTTCGGCAAGTTCTCCAGCCAGTTGGTCGTCACCCGGACGGCCGACGGGCGGGGCGCGCTGTCCGCGCGCTTGGTCGAGAGCACCCAGGAGGGGCCCAAGACGACGCCTCTGGGCGAGGCCTTGGCGATCCCTCTCGTGGACCTGTGGTTGTCGGTCGAGATGGATTTCACGACCGACAAGGCCGCCCTGGCCTACAGCCTGGACGGCAAGGCCTGGACCGCCATGCCCGGCGATTTCCCCCTGGCCTTCGACTGGCGGACCGGAACCTTCCAGGGGCAGCAGTACGGCCTGTTCTGCTACAATCCCAAGGGCGGCGAGGGGCGGCTGGACGTCGACAGCTTCACGCTGAGCAAGCCCTAG
- a CDS encoding IlvD/Edd family dehydratase, translating to MVSPKSDAPKLRSRAWFDNPDNTDMTALYLERYMNFGLSLEELQSGKPIIGIAQTGSDLSPCNRHHLVLAERVREGVRSAGGIVLEFPVHPIQETGKRPTAGLDRNLSYLGLVELLYGYPLDGVVLTIGCDKTTPACLMAAATVNIPAIALSVGPMLNGWHKGKRTGSGTIVWQAREMLAAGEIDNAGFIKLVASSAPSTGYCNTMGTATTMNSLTEALGMSLPGSAAIPAPYRDRQENAYRTGLRIVDMVHEDLKPSDILTRDAFLNAVVVNSAIGGSTNAPIHLNALARHIGVELSIDDWQQTGEQVPLLVNLQPAGEYLGEDYYRAGGVPAVFGQLIEQGLIREDARCASGQTIGEQYRGAVIEDEDVIRPFSRPLVERAGFVVMRGNLFNSAIMKTSVVSPEFRERYLSNPDDPDAFEGDAVVFDGPEDYHRRIDDPAVGITSNSILFMRGAGPVGYPGAAEVVNMRAPDYLIKQGVHQLPCVGDGRQSGTSGSPSILNASPEAAVGGGLALLKTGDRVRFDLRKSRVDVLVSAAEIVERRKALDAAGGFAYPESQTPWQEMQRAVVGQMETGAVLEPAVKYQRIAQTKGLPRDNH from the coding sequence ATGGTTTCCCCCAAAAGCGACGCACCCAAGCTCCGTTCGCGCGCATGGTTCGATAACCCCGATAACACCGACATGACCGCGCTCTATCTTGAGCGCTACATGAACTTCGGCCTGTCGCTGGAAGAACTGCAGTCGGGCAAGCCGATCATCGGCATCGCCCAGACCGGATCAGACCTGTCGCCCTGCAACCGGCACCACCTGGTTCTGGCCGAGCGCGTGCGCGAAGGCGTTCGCTCCGCTGGTGGCATTGTCCTGGAGTTCCCCGTCCACCCGATCCAGGAGACCGGCAAGCGCCCGACGGCGGGCCTGGACCGCAACCTGTCCTATCTCGGCCTCGTCGAGCTGCTTTACGGCTACCCGCTGGATGGCGTGGTGCTGACCATCGGCTGCGACAAGACCACGCCGGCCTGCCTGATGGCGGCGGCGACCGTGAATATCCCGGCTATCGCGCTGTCGGTCGGACCGATGCTGAACGGCTGGCACAAGGGCAAGCGGACGGGCTCGGGCACCATCGTCTGGCAGGCTCGCGAGATGCTGGCGGCGGGCGAGATCGACAATGCCGGCTTCATCAAGCTGGTGGCCAGCTCCGCGCCCTCGACCGGCTACTGCAACACCATGGGCACGGCCACGACCATGAACTCGCTGACCGAGGCCCTGGGCATGTCGCTGCCCGGCTCGGCGGCGATCCCCGCGCCCTATCGCGACCGCCAGGAGAACGCCTATCGGACGGGCCTGCGCATCGTCGACATGGTCCACGAGGACCTCAAGCCGTCCGACATCCTGACCCGTGACGCTTTCCTGAACGCCGTGGTGGTCAACTCGGCCATCGGCGGTTCGACCAACGCCCCGATCCATCTCAACGCTCTGGCCCGCCACATCGGGGTCGAGCTGTCGATCGACGACTGGCAACAGACCGGCGAGCAGGTGCCGTTGCTGGTCAACCTGCAGCCGGCCGGCGAATATCTCGGTGAGGACTACTACCGCGCCGGCGGCGTGCCGGCGGTGTTCGGCCAGCTGATCGAGCAGGGGCTGATCCGTGAAGACGCCAGGTGCGCCTCCGGCCAGACCATCGGCGAGCAGTATCGCGGCGCGGTGATCGAGGACGAGGACGTCATCCGTCCGTTCTCGCGACCGCTGGTCGAACGGGCCGGCTTTGTGGTCATGCGCGGCAACCTGTTCAACTCGGCGATCATGAAGACCAGCGTGGTCAGCCCGGAGTTCCGCGAGCGCTATCTCTCCAATCCCGATGACCCGGACGCCTTCGAGGGCGACGCGGTCGTATTCGACGGACCCGAGGACTATCACCGCCGCATCGACGACCCGGCGGTGGGGATCACCTCCAACTCGATCCTGTTCATGCGCGGCGCGGGCCCCGTCGGCTATCCCGGCGCGGCCGAGGTCGTGAACATGCGCGCGCCCGACTACCTGATCAAACAAGGCGTCCACCAGTTGCCGTGCGTCGGCGACGGCCGCCAGTCGGGCACCTCGGGCTCGCCCTCGATCCTCAACGCTTCGCCGGAAGCGGCGGTGGGCGGCGGCCTGGCGCTGCTGAAGACCGGTGACCGCGTGCGCTTCGACCTGCGCAAGTCGCGCGTCGACGTGCTGGTCTCGGCCGCCGAGATCGTTGAGCGCCGCAAGGCGCTCGATGCGGCGGGCGGCTTCGCCTATCCGGAAAGCCAGACGCCGTGGCAGGAAATGCAGCGCGCGGTGGTTGGCCAGATGGAGACCGGCGCGGTCCTCGAACCGGCCGTGAAGTATCAGCGCATCGCCCAGACCAAGGGCCTGCCGCGCGACAACCACTAG
- a CDS encoding sugar MFS transporter, protein MAPAPMTSAARSDGGSAVTQKSALTLLASLFFMWGFITVINNTLLPHLRSVFDLNYTQTTLIESTWFIAYFVASLPSAKLIEKIGYKRALVTGLLIMALGALLMIPAARIPSYGVVLTALFIIASGITLLQVAANPYVAVIGPPETASSRLNLVQAFNSMGTTLAPLFGGWLILSRSASGNSQAGAVLTPAQRLADAQSVQLPYFIVAVVLVALAVVIAFYKLPELGLAAQRAGVEERKKHSLWRHRNLVLGVPAIFIYLIAEIGVSNLFINFISAPEIGGVTHAQASRYLFLLWGGMMVGRFVGSQLMRKVAAERILAVASLLAFVVMIVTVLAHGPVAMWSLIAVGLFHSIMFPTIFTLGIKNLGPLTEEGSGLLVMAIAGGALVVVQGQIADAYGLQISFLLTAVCELYVLFYALWGCKPTGAAQELDRAGDEA, encoded by the coding sequence ATGGCGCCAGCGCCCATGACGTCGGCCGCGCGGTCGGACGGCGGCTCCGCGGTCACGCAGAAATCGGCCCTGACCCTGCTGGCCAGCCTCTTTTTCATGTGGGGTTTCATCACGGTGATCAACAACACCCTGCTGCCGCATCTGCGCTCGGTGTTCGACCTCAACTACACCCAGACCACCCTCATCGAATCGACCTGGTTCATCGCCTACTTCGTCGCCTCGCTGCCGTCGGCCAAGCTGATCGAGAAGATCGGCTACAAGCGCGCCCTGGTGACCGGCCTCCTGATCATGGCGCTGGGCGCGCTGCTGATGATCCCGGCCGCGCGTATCCCGTCCTACGGCGTGGTATTAACGGCGCTGTTCATCATCGCCTCGGGCATCACCCTGCTGCAGGTCGCGGCGAACCCCTATGTGGCGGTGATCGGGCCGCCCGAGACGGCGTCCTCGCGCCTGAACCTCGTGCAGGCCTTCAACTCGATGGGCACGACGCTGGCGCCGCTGTTCGGCGGCTGGCTGATCCTGTCGCGTTCGGCCTCGGGCAACAGCCAGGCCGGGGCGGTCCTAACCCCCGCGCAGCGCCTGGCCGACGCCCAGTCGGTGCAACTGCCGTACTTCATCGTCGCGGTGGTGCTGGTGGCCCTGGCGGTCGTCATCGCCTTCTACAAGCTGCCCGAACTGGGGCTGGCCGCCCAACGCGCCGGCGTCGAGGAGCGCAAGAAGCACTCGCTGTGGCGCCACCGCAATCTGGTGCTCGGCGTGCCGGCCATCTTCATCTACCTGATCGCCGAAATCGGCGTCAGCAACCTCTTCATCAACTTCATTTCCGCGCCCGAGATCGGCGGCGTCACGCACGCGCAAGCTTCTCGCTACCTATTCCTGCTCTGGGGCGGGATGATGGTCGGCCGCTTCGTCGGCAGCCAGTTGATGCGCAAGGTCGCCGCAGAAAGGATCCTGGCCGTGGCCAGCCTGCTGGCCTTCGTGGTGATGATCGTCACGGTCCTGGCCCATGGCCCCGTGGCGATGTGGAGCCTGATCGCCGTGGGCCTTTTCCACTCGATCATGTTCCCCACCATCTTCACGTTGGGCATCAAGAACCTGGGACCGCTGACCGAAGAGGGTTCGGGGTTGCTGGTGATGGCCATCGCCGGCGGCGCGCTGGTGGTTGTCCAGGGGCAGATCGCCGACGCCTACGGCCTGCAGATTTCGTTCCTGCTGACGGCGGTCTGCGAGCTTTATGTGCTGTTCTACGCGCTCTGGGGCTGCAAACCGACCGGCGCCGCGCAAGAGCTGGACAGGGCCGGCGACGAGGCCTGA
- a CDS encoding aldose epimerase family protein, with protein sequence MRVANLSAGAVALLTLAGPIAGHAATLSRAAFGQTPSGEAVEAFTLTNAHGVSATVITYGATLQSLVAPGRNGTKADIVLGFADAGAYARNASYFGATVGRVANRIGKGRFTLDGKSYQLALNNNGVAALHGGVKGFDKVVWKVLDVKSGAAAASVTLGYVSPDGEEGYPGALTATATYALDEKNQLTVTYGATTDKPTIVNMSNHALFNLAGEGSADGAMGNVLTLPADGYTPVDAELIPTGEIKPVAGTAFDFRKPTAVGTRIRDARDPQMVIGRGYDHNYALNGKAGGALRLAARLSDPKSGRTLDVLSDQPGIQFYAGNFIDGTMVGKSGKIYRQGDGIALEPQHFPDAPNKPAFASIRLNPGERYSNRMVFKLSIAK encoded by the coding sequence ATGCGCGTCGCAAACCTGTCGGCTGGAGCGGTGGCTCTGCTCACCCTCGCCGGCCCGATCGCCGGCCATGCCGCGACCCTGTCGCGCGCCGCCTTCGGCCAGACGCCTTCGGGCGAAGCGGTGGAGGCCTTCACCCTGACCAACGCCCACGGCGTCAGCGCTACGGTGATCACCTATGGCGCCACCCTTCAGTCGCTGGTGGCGCCGGGCCGCAACGGCACCAAGGCCGACATCGTGCTCGGCTTCGCCGACGCCGGCGCCTATGCCCGCAACGCAAGCTATTTCGGCGCGACGGTCGGACGCGTCGCCAACCGCATCGGCAAGGGCCGCTTCACGCTGGACGGCAAGAGCTACCAGCTGGCGCTGAACAACAACGGCGTCGCCGCTCTGCACGGCGGCGTGAAGGGCTTCGACAAGGTCGTCTGGAAGGTGCTTGACGTTAAGTCCGGCGCCGCCGCCGCGTCCGTGACCCTGGGCTATGTCAGCCCCGATGGCGAAGAAGGCTATCCGGGCGCCCTGACCGCCACGGCGACCTACGCCCTGGACGAAAAGAACCAGCTGACGGTGACGTACGGCGCGACGACCGACAAGCCGACCATCGTCAACATGAGCAACCACGCCCTGTTCAACCTCGCGGGCGAAGGCTCGGCCGACGGCGCGATGGGCAACGTCCTCACCCTCCCCGCCGACGGCTACACGCCCGTCGACGCCGAACTGATCCCGACCGGCGAGATCAAGCCGGTGGCCGGCACGGCGTTCGACTTCCGCAAGCCGACCGCCGTGGGGACGCGCATCCGCGACGCCCGCGATCCGCAGATGGTCATCGGCCGGGGCTACGACCACAACTACGCCCTGAACGGCAAGGCCGGCGGCGCGCTGCGCCTGGCCGCGCGCCTGTCCGACCCCAAGAGCGGCCGCACGCTGGACGTCCTGTCGGACCAGCCCGGCATCCAGTTCTACGCCGGCAACTTCATCGACGGCACGATGGTCGGCAAGAGCGGCAAGATCTATCGGCAGGGCGACGGCATCGCGCTGGAGCCGCAACACTTTCCCGACGCGCCGAACAAGCCGGCCTTCGCCTCGATCCGCCTGAACCCGGGCGAGCGCTACAGCAACCGCATGGTCTTCAAGCTCTCCATCGCGAAGTAG